One genomic segment of [Pasteurella] aerogenes includes these proteins:
- the recX gene encoding regulatory protein RecX: MSLALSYIVNLLSRREYSEFELRCKMQEKAFSEEEINQALSQAQQKHWQSDKRFTENYIHARAQRGYGFNRIQQELKQLKGIQSQVIDEIMAELDIDWSALARSTLRKKFPDYAQCKDPKAKQKIWRYMLSHGFFADDFRQYIGTPEEESEWEI; this comes from the coding sequence ATGTCATTGGCGTTAAGTTACATTGTGAATTTATTATCCCGCCGTGAATATAGCGAATTTGAATTGCGTTGTAAAATGCAAGAAAAAGCCTTTTCTGAAGAAGAAATCAATCAGGCATTAAGCCAAGCACAACAAAAACATTGGCAAAGCGATAAGCGTTTTACCGAAAATTATATTCATGCCCGCGCGCAACGTGGTTATGGATTTAATCGTATCCAACAAGAATTAAAGCAACTGAAAGGCATTCAATCTCAGGTGATTGATGAAATTATGGCAGAATTGGACATTGATTGGTCGGCATTGGCACGTAGCACATTGCGCAAAAAATTTCCCGATTATGCCCAATGTAAAGATCCAAAAGCCAAACAAAAAATTTGGCGTTATATGCTTTCTCATGGATTTTTTGCCGATGATTTTAGACAGTATATCGGCACGCCAGAGGAAGAATCGGAATGGGAGATTTAA